gtggaattagtggaatgtatctaacacatggtttctatatgtttgatgccattcccttAGCGCCGTTCCAggtattattatgagccgtcctcccctcagcaatcTCCACTGTCTTCAAGAATAAATGATTATTTCATGAATTCAAAAGACCAAAATGTACCAATCACAGATTGCCCTTTTAAACTGAAATGCTAACATTACATACTTTAATTTTGCTGCTGACTGTCATGTGTAAGTGGTAATGTAGTTCCTATATCTACACAGAGAAATACCTGCAATGGATCTCAGAAAAATAACCAGAGTAAAGAAAAACTTGCTCATGATGATGACGACAACATAAGGAAAGGTAAGAAAGCTTGAAAaaggatagcctggtcccaaaCTGTGTGTGCTGCCTCCAACTCTTGCAGCTCTGCATATCTGAGTGTGGTATTAACTGTCCTGTTCCCTCTCCAGTTGCAGAGATGGCCACATGCATGCGCTCTGGAGACTGTGAGGCAGGACTGTGCTGCGTCCGCTATTTAAAAGGGAAAAGATGTCAACGCATCCCAAAGGAGGGAGAGACCTGCTTCCTGCGAGGAGGACGCTCTAAACTGCGGAGAAATCTTGACCGCTGCGACTGTGCACTCGGGCTAACCTGTCGTGCCCAGGCTGAAAGCCCCAAAAACCAAGGAGTTTGTCTACCCAAACCGAGAGAGAACACGAGGAGTGCTAGACACTCAGGCAAGAGGCGTAATGCCGAGAGAAGATGTGGATGACTTAAGCCTTTCTTTCGCTCAAAACTTTTGACTCAATAAACTACTTTTGTGCCATTCTTTGTTTAAAATGTTATAGGCTAAATGCATGTTAGGcttttgtaaatgtatatttaATTCCATACAAGCTCCGGTGGTCTACTCTTTGTTTTTATTTGAGCCCCTCACCTAATCTTATTCATCTTTAAAAGACAAATCCGCACATTTCATAACTTCCTTGAGTTTAATGGAATCTGGTACCATCTCTCAAATGGTCCAGACCTCATCATCACAATGTCCACTTGTGCCATCTATTGGATGAAGATTACAAGCAACAAATTGACAATATTTGAAAAGGGTTTTGGGTTTTGTAGCCTGGAATCCACACTGACCGTTTCAATATTGTTTCATGTCATTGATTCAGTCTAGACCTGCTCCAAGAGGGACACTTGGGCCTAAATTGAAAATAGCCAGTCCAGTCAGTGACCGATCAGAATCTAAAAGTGGGGTTAGCACAAAACCCCATGTGGCAAAATGCTGCACTTTAATGGCCAGGTAGCACATAATGGGCCCTGTCAGATATTGATGTAGTTGGTGCTGTATTTTACCTAATATACATGAGTTCTAACTAGAAATAAATCTTTGTTAGTTTACAATTATACAACTTATGTTCTCGCATATAAAAACCACGAAGACTGCCGGAAAGGCCCGAACGCAAGATCGTAATTTCTATGACTCACACGGTGAAGAACATAACATTTTAtagcctgtagcctactgttcatgGAGAGCTGGTGTGCATGAGTGGCACTTCACTTTTTAGTATGGAAAACAGCTGTGACATTATTGATCCTAAGATCAAAATGTTATTTGTGTAATGAAAATGaatagtgaaataaaaaataaactgcaaTTTCCTCAAATGATTGTGATTGTGCTTTCAATATAACCTTCAATGGTACAGCTATAAGATAGCTTTGGAAaatcatatttatttttatcaaattggatgatatttggatgaaaccagttGAAAGTAGGTTGACTCAAGTATAAAATAATTACAGTAGTTAGcacattgataaagtttgatcataaagttgcAGGTCCTCTCTCCCCTAGCTGAGGAACGCTCAACTCTGTTCCCTTATTTCAAGGTGGAGTTGAGTTTTGATAACTGGTCGTGGGATTTGCAAGTAACAGCATTGAGCCACCATCAGTTGATTCTTCTAAAAATGTAAATTCTCAAAACGCTGGGTGCTGAAATTCATACTACATAAGGTGAGATTAAATTGGGTCCGTGCTCTCCGGAATCCTTGTgtcgtccctaccctaaacccttcGCCTTACCCTAATCTtaacactaaccataaccctaaccataaccaatgaaaatgtcaacttcaatggggtaggggcGTCCCAACGATCCCGGATAGCACGGAGCCAATTGAATCTCAGTTTACATAGTACGAGCAAAAAGTCAGGTCTTGTATTTGCTAAAAGTTTTTATTAAAAGTATGAATTTCAGCACCCTGCGGAAGGACCGTAGTTGTACAAGACAAACATAGGTACCGGTAAGCGTTTTCAACACTGATGGCTCAATGTTGCTAGCAAATCCCGCGACACGTTATCAAAACTCAACTCCGCCTCAATGTAAGAGAACAAAGTTTAGCGTTAATCAGCTATCGCCCAGTGTGATGCCGTGTTCACATGCTAGCCCGAACCTGGAAACTCTGAAATTTCTGACTTGTTAACTGGTTGTAGTTACACACATGGCatgttcaaccagttagcaaatCTGAAATGTCTGAGTTTCTTTGTTCCGACTAACACGTGAACACGGCATCAAACACTGGGATTCAGGAAGCAGGAGATACCAAGGATTTACTTCTGGCTTTATGCAACGTCACATGAAGCCGAAAATGTTATGCACCAATGGTTGTGTCTTATCATCTTAACTAATTGAAATATGTACCGCCTTAAAACCGTCATCATGTACACCTATGCCTTTGTTTATAAAACGCAACTAGCttctagagcaggggtgtcaaacgtccggcccgcgggccggatcaggcccgcaaaggggtttaatccggcccgcgagatggttttgtaaagtataaaaatgagctgcaatttttcaataaaagaaactgctgttccaattgcgtccactggatggcgcaatagcaattgtgttaagcaagcaaaccgTTTATaacggagcagagcaagtaggtcaagcaagtgcagccagtccagatgagctactttgttttgcccgcgatatttattacggcttctacttttaacattttgtGCTTTGGCACcatcattgccccaatatgtctctgtcaaaaaagagaaaagtggacgcagagtgcagagtgttccaagaaaaatggtcatcctcctatttatttacggaattgaatgggaaagctgtatgtttggtgtgttcacagcatgttgcagtgctgaaagagtataaccttcgtcgccactatgtgagtcttcatgccgacaaatatgacaactttcaaggacagcagagaagagagaaggtgaatgaactgttggcgggtctgaagaaacagcagtctgtgtttactcacagccgagacatcagtgacgctgcagtgaaagctagctacctcattgctaatgaaatcgcagtggcttcaaaaccatttagtgagggtgaatttgtaaaaacatgcatgatgaaggcagcggagattgtgtgccctgaaaagcgccaggcttttgcaaatatcagcctgacaagaaacacagttgcagacaggatttccgatctttcagtggatttggacagccagttgaagcaaaaagtaaagtcatttattgggttttcagttgcaattgatgaaagtacggacattacagatgttgcacaactggccattttcatccgcggagttgatgacacattgaccatcaccgaggagttcgtggagttggtgccgatgacagatacaacgacagcagctgatattttcaccgcactcgtcggcgcgctggacagggtcggagtggactggtcccgcgctgtcagcctggctacagatggtgcgccctcaatgatcgggaaaaaagcaggcgttgtgacaaagttcagagagaaagtgcaatctgcaaatggaggacgtgatttttggacttttcactgtattttgcaccaggaggctttgtgttgcaagtcattaaagatggataacgtcatgaaggtggtcatccaaactgttaatttcatccgatccagaagcctgaatcaccgtcagtttgacagccttctcagagagaaagaccacatccatggcctgccataccacactgaggtaagatggttaagccgaggtgctgtgcttaggcgtttctttgatttacgagaagaaattgaacagttcatggaagaaaagggcaaaccagtgttagaatttcattccgcagaatggatgcaggaccttgcatttatggtggatgttacagagcacctgaataacttgaacaaacagctgcaagggcgcaacaaagtcgtcacgcagtattatgacagcatacgttctttcaagttgaagctgtcattgtgggagacgcaactcgccggtggtgatgcagctcacttcccctgtctgaaaaatgtgtgcgcgacccaacatgtggcagacatgaagcggttcaaagataaaataacggcactgttacgggagtttgagcaacgctttcagatttttggtgaactggagaaagacttcaacgttttttgctcgccattcaccgtgaatccctctgatctgcccgtcagcatccaacttgaaataatagacttgcagtgtgactcggatatgaagggcaaatttgccgcagctggcttggacacattttatcagaatctcttgccaggttaccccaacttgacagccctcgctgcaaaactgttgtgcatgtttggaaccacatatctttgtgagcaagttttctctgtaatgagcataaataaaacaaagctgcgctcaaggctcacgcacaagcacttgaatcacatcctgaagttggctgccactcaggatgtgacgcctgatattgatgcgctggtgaaagctaaaagatgccaggtatcaggagtcaaataaactatgcaaccccacttaaagtgctgcatgagacaccctgatatagttctgtgatctgtgatatacttttgtgaatcactgaggcattgtgtgtttgtgtgttctttttctttagaattttcaaataaacttgaggtgttttatgattaatagtgatgttgtgcttgtactattgtggacacactgtcctcaggctccagctttatgttttatgttgatcgtattaaaacaaagaaaacaatctgaagttgttgtttttaagttatatataccatgattttaccggtccggcccacttgggaatagattttccttcatgtggcccctgagctaaaatgagtttgacacccctgttctaGAGAGaagcaggttgaggtttccatggttagagtagtgcagaagttgtcataagcTGTgaagtgaagaaagtagaggaagatgggtcaagggggagggatgctgagaggagtggtgtgcgtagaagatctgtaccagtacagagggatagggcAACAAGTGAAATATGTTTCAGTGAGATTGGATTTGTAGCATTTATACCAATGGGGCGGTctgcatatttgtaaacatttgtaaacaacagctggtgtacgAAATCTAAgaaagtctctagattttgctcgcctgaagtagaatATCTTATGAtaagagactttaatgcagggaaacttacatCAGTTTTACTTAATCTATATAAACATGTTATAATACAGAATTGTACAGCACAGACAGTAATGGCACTTAAGTCATCTAGCAAAAGAGGTTAGCTTTAGATGgctatttcatttatttctatACAGATAATGTTTTTGCACcaataatgttttttttcctaaacaggttaaatgcAAAAGTTAAATGTAAAGCCAactccaagatggcatagcagtcagacatccTTTGTACTCGTCTTGtcatgtcccgtgtatatatatttaca
This region of Salmo trutta chromosome 29, fSalTru1.1, whole genome shotgun sequence genomic DNA includes:
- the LOC115167662 gene encoding dickkopf-related protein 1, which codes for MWTPTIALLFMCSHCFVRSLDSSSIRSSKEAVDLLEQVDPHSGTVGVQNNVNTRRREDTSSTRHHIRPSCPDQECNPSTRNTCNGSQKNNQSKEKLAHDDDDNIRKVAEMATCMRSGDCEAGLCCVRYLKGKRCQRIPKEGETCFLRGGRSKLRRNLDRCDCALGLTCRAQAESPKNQGVCLPKPRENTRSARHSGKRRNAERRCG